A DNA window from Arachis hypogaea cultivar Tifrunner chromosome 18, arahy.Tifrunner.gnm2.J5K5, whole genome shotgun sequence contains the following coding sequences:
- the LOC140181511 gene encoding secreted RxLR effector protein 161-like: MVGCTSCHTPLPSTVKLSAFGGAKFHDPAFYRSLIGSLQYLTITRPEISFSVHKLAQFVQTPLECHWKMVKRVLRYLSGTANYQLHLKKENSMSIIAYSDLDWGGDLDDRKSTNGYCVFLGSNLVSWASRKQTAVARSSIETKYRSMADLVAELIWVNNLLCELQFPPKESLILYCDN; encoded by the coding sequence ATGGTAGGATGCACTTCTTGCCACACCCCTTTACCCTCCACAGTCAAGCTATCAGCCTTTGGTGGTGCAAAATTTCATGATCCTGCCTTTTACAGGTCTTTGATTGGCAGCCTTCAATACTTGACTATAACAAGACCTGAAATATCTTTTAGTGTACACAAGCTGGCACAATTTGTTCAAACTCCATTAGAATGTCATTGGAAAATGGTAAAAAGAGTGCTGAGGTATTTGAGTGGAACTGCAAACTATCAGTTGCATCTGAAGAAAGAAAACTCTATGTCAATCATTGCTTACAGTGATTTGGACTGGGGTGGGGATCTTGATGATAGGAAATCCACCAATGGCTATTGTGTGTTCTTAGGGTCAAATTTGGTATCTTGGGCTTCAAGAAAGCAAACTGCAGTTGCAAGATCCAGTATAGAAACAAAGTACAGGAGCATGGCAGACCTAGTCGCTGAGTTAATTTGGGTAAACAACCTACTGTGTGAGCTTCAGTTCCCTCCCAAGGAGTCTCTCATCCTGTATTGCGATAACTAG